One part of the Hydra vulgaris chromosome 01, alternate assembly HydraT2T_AEP genome encodes these proteins:
- the LOC124809705 gene encoding tachykinin-like peptides receptor 86C: MAENVIENFTAAKFFNNTSKATLNESYTLVEIIIITFFIVIFLLGTIGNGFVLFYFGFKEKRTCPIKEQRSVPEYLFCVLAVVDFFASALNPLLYTYWTITRYRWHFSYWTCKILVPLGTIATTMSGGIFAVLSFDRQRTIVYPFKRHFKLFHIKLCLVLVFFYALLMNAHYAVNISLVNNKCFITDVRKKAYSIPTIIYFLINDVSLIVVINFTNIRIFSKILRLSPSTALVLGDAATKRRKENYKIIRLLAVLTTVFFVLTLPRDIFQFVHLVSWFRGSGLHTSVSLLSLYSFLKVFNVANSCVNPLIYYMMHKGFKRFIKECFCINYKRLVGMKRIGSSASNIALTLRLNGSPNTSRLDCSSPLNGSGSIEHSFA, encoded by the coding sequence ATGGCAGAAAATGTGATTGAAAACTTTACCGctgcaaagttttttaataacacaagTAAAGCAACTCTTAATGAATCATATACATTAGTAGAGATTATAatcattacattttttattgttatttttttacttggaACAATTGGAAATGGGTTTgtgcttttttattttggttttaaagaaaaacggACATGCCCCATTAAAGAGCAAAGAAGTGTGCCAGAATATTTGTTTTGTGTGCTTGctgttgttgatttttttgcatCAGCTTTAAACCCTCTATTATATACATACTGGACAATAACACGTTATAGATGGCACTTTAGTTATTGGACATGCAAGATATTGGTTCCCTTGGGAACAATTGCAACGACAATGTCCGGAGGAATATTTGCTGTTTTATCATTTGATCGTCAACGAACCATCGTTTACCCATTTAAAAGACACTTTAAACTATTTCATATTAAGTTATGccttgttttagtttttttctacgCGCTACTTATGAATGCTCATTACGCGGTTAACATTTCATTGGtaaacaataaatgttttataaccgATGTGAGAAAAAAGGCGTACAGTATTCCaacaatcatttattttttaatcaacgaTGTATCTTTAATAGTAGTTATAAACTTTACTAATATTCGCATATTTTCGAAAATTCTTCGACTAAGTCCAAGCACAGCTCTTGTGCTAGGAGACGCAGCAACAAAACgaagaaaagaaaattacaaaataatacgTTTATTAGCTGTTTTGACAACAGTGTTTTTTGTGCTTACTTTGCCACgagatatttttcaatttgtgcACCTAGTATCATGGTTCAGAGGTTCTGGTCTTCATACGTCTGTATCTTTATTGAGtttgtattcatttttaaaagtatttaacgTGGCAAACTCTTGCGTAAATCCGTTAATTTACTACATGATGCATAAAGGGTTCAAGAGATTTATTAAAGAATGCTTCTGCATAAATTACAAACGGTTAGTTGGAATGAAAAGAATTGGTTCATCTGCTTCAAATATTGCTTTAACATTAAGGTTAAATGGTTCTCCAAACACTTCTCGGCTTGACTGCAGTTCACCACTAAATGGGAGTGGTTCCATCGAACATAGTTTTGcataa